Proteins from a single region of Corynebacterium pseudogenitalium:
- a CDS encoding ferritin: protein MDKKLQDAMNEQVTAEYQAALLYRQLAYTMEAQSFPGFASWFAEQAQEECDHAEKFATHLIDRGHDVTLHTVALDAPSIDSPLAAFQAALEHERKVSAMIRNIAGIADEVKDFDSRSLITWFLDEQISEEATVSEIVDQLTLVGNDGSGLLRLDSGLGQRNDSSN, encoded by the coding sequence ATGGACAAGAAATTGCAAGATGCAATGAACGAGCAGGTCACTGCGGAATACCAGGCGGCACTGCTGTACCGCCAGCTCGCCTACACCATGGAGGCACAGTCTTTCCCGGGCTTCGCATCCTGGTTTGCTGAGCAGGCGCAGGAAGAGTGCGACCACGCAGAGAAGTTCGCAACGCACCTCATCGACCGGGGTCACGACGTCACCTTGCACACCGTCGCACTCGACGCACCTTCGATCGATTCCCCACTGGCGGCGTTCCAGGCGGCGCTTGAGCACGAGCGCAAGGTCTCCGCGATGATTCGAAACATCGCTGGCATCGCCGATGAGGTCAAGGACTTCGATTCCCGCTCCCTCATCACGTGGTTCCTCGACGAGCAGATCAGCGAAGAGGCAACGGTTTCCGAGATTGTTGACCAGCTGACACTTGTCGGCAATGATGGTTCTGGACTGCTGCGCCTGGACTCGGGTCTTGGTCAGCGCAACGATTCTTCGAACTAA
- the fdnG gene encoding formate dehydrogenase-N subunit alpha → MSRFSPLNWPVVRQIRGGDAFARGENTESARSQEMEGRIVEADRVVKSVCPYCAVGCGQRVYVKDNKVIQIEGDPDSPHSRGRLCPKGAASEQLVNAENRVTDILYRAPRSKEWVKLDRETAMEMVVDRFLEARENGWQDFDDKGRPVRRTMGIAGLGGAAMDNEENYLIKKLWTAAGAVQVENQARIUHSSTVPSLGSSFGRGGATQPLQDMANADCIVIQGSNMAEAHPVGFQWVMEAKARGARIIHVDPRFTRTSAMAHKHIPIRGGTDIILLGAVINYVLENNLYFEEYVKAFTNASTLISEEFQDTEDLEGLFSGYDPETGGYSNESWQARKKWDAQTSWDVEKDETLQDPRTVFQILKRHYSRYTPQVVAESCGISEEDFYFLANSIAENSGRDRTTCFAYALGWTQHTLGAQFIRTCAILQTLMGNIGRPGSGIMALRGHASIQGSTDVPTLFHILPGYLPMPQSTHQTWDEYLAAVSKRDQKGFWQTGDTFAVSLMKAYWGDAATEENNWGMDLMPRLTGAHSTYHTLQLMNQGLVDGYFVFGQNPAVAQSNGRIQRMALTKLKWLVVRDFSEIETATFWKDSPEVQSGEISPEEIDTEVFLFPAANHVEKAGTFTQTSRVLQWRYKAKDAPGDAESDLEFFYDLGLRLKERVKDSTDPRDVPLQKITWDYECDEHGEILPESVLKEINGYYLDGPRKGQLVDKFADLKADGSTSSGCWIYCGVYADDVNRSANKRPGQEQNAMALEWGWAWPMNRRVLYNRASADPDGKPWSERKKLVWWNEDKELWESDDVVDFPVNRAPGFKPERDAVGPAALAGDDAFIMQPDGKAWLFAPTGMVDGPMPTHYEPQESPFANPLYKQQQSPSRIVMRGEDNLSAPNFGEPGVGVYPYMLNTYRLTEAYTSGSMTRSLPFLAELQPELFCEVSHKLAEAVGLKNGDWATIISPRNAIEARVLVTERMKTLVIDGHEFQQIGMPYHFGAGSYAEVEGDGPNDLLGIMLDPNVNIQASKVSAVDIRPGRRPRGEDRMKLVREYQRRARLTEDTGTKLTDESKDVIVGEQLGDTEAAKYDSTKKNMANGEG, encoded by the coding sequence ATGTCTCGTTTTAGTCCCTTAAATTGGCCGGTTGTGCGCCAGATACGCGGTGGTGACGCCTTCGCCCGAGGCGAAAACACCGAATCTGCGCGCAGCCAAGAAATGGAAGGCCGCATTGTAGAAGCGGACCGCGTTGTCAAGAGCGTGTGTCCGTACTGCGCTGTTGGCTGTGGCCAGCGCGTATATGTAAAAGACAATAAGGTCATTCAAATTGAAGGCGACCCGGATTCTCCGCACTCACGCGGACGCCTGTGCCCGAAGGGTGCAGCTTCCGAGCAGCTCGTCAACGCGGAAAACCGCGTGACCGACATTCTGTACCGAGCACCGCGCTCCAAGGAATGGGTCAAGCTTGACCGCGAAACCGCCATGGAAATGGTCGTCGACAGGTTCCTCGAAGCCCGTGAAAACGGCTGGCAGGACTTCGACGACAAGGGGCGCCCTGTGCGTCGAACCATGGGCATCGCAGGCCTGGGCGGCGCCGCGATGGATAACGAGGAAAACTACCTGATCAAGAAGCTGTGGACTGCAGCGGGCGCGGTGCAGGTAGAAAACCAAGCTCGTATATGACACTCTTCCACGGTTCCCAGTTTGGGATCCTCGTTTGGACGCGGTGGAGCGACCCAGCCACTGCAGGACATGGCGAATGCGGACTGCATTGTCATCCAAGGGTCTAACATGGCCGAAGCGCACCCAGTTGGGTTCCAGTGGGTCATGGAGGCGAAGGCGCGTGGTGCACGAATCATCCACGTTGACCCTCGATTCACGCGTACGTCGGCGATGGCGCATAAGCACATCCCGATTCGTGGTGGTACCGACATTATTCTGTTGGGTGCTGTCATCAACTACGTGCTGGAAAACAACCTGTACTTCGAGGAGTACGTCAAGGCATTCACCAACGCTTCGACGTTGATCAGTGAGGAGTTCCAGGACACCGAGGACCTCGAAGGTCTGTTCTCTGGATACGACCCTGAAACGGGCGGCTACTCCAACGAGTCGTGGCAGGCGCGCAAGAAATGGGATGCGCAGACTTCGTGGGACGTTGAGAAGGATGAAACCCTTCAGGATCCGCGAACAGTCTTCCAGATTTTGAAGCGCCACTACTCCCGCTACACCCCGCAGGTTGTTGCTGAGTCGTGTGGTATTTCCGAGGAGGACTTCTACTTCCTCGCGAACTCGATTGCGGAGAACTCTGGCCGCGATCGCACTACCTGCTTCGCGTACGCGCTTGGCTGGACTCAGCACACGTTGGGCGCACAGTTCATCCGTACGTGTGCGATCCTGCAGACGCTGATGGGCAACATCGGCCGTCCGGGTTCGGGCATCATGGCGCTGCGTGGCCACGCATCGATTCAGGGCTCCACGGACGTGCCGACGCTGTTCCACATCCTGCCTGGCTACCTGCCGATGCCGCAGTCCACGCACCAGACGTGGGACGAGTACTTGGCAGCAGTGTCGAAGCGTGATCAGAAGGGCTTCTGGCAGACCGGCGACACCTTCGCTGTGTCGTTGATGAAGGCCTACTGGGGTGACGCCGCAACCGAGGAGAACAACTGGGGCATGGACCTCATGCCAAGGTTGACTGGTGCGCACTCGACGTACCACACGCTGCAGCTGATGAACCAGGGGCTTGTCGACGGCTACTTCGTCTTCGGCCAGAACCCTGCGGTTGCGCAGTCGAACGGTCGCATTCAGCGCATGGCGCTGACCAAGCTGAAGTGGCTCGTCGTACGTGATTTCTCTGAAATCGAAACGGCAACGTTCTGGAAGGACTCTCCAGAGGTGCAGTCCGGTGAGATTTCGCCGGAGGAGATCGACACTGAGGTGTTCCTCTTCCCAGCTGCGAACCACGTTGAGAAGGCAGGTACGTTTACCCAGACCTCGCGCGTGCTGCAGTGGCGCTACAAGGCCAAGGATGCGCCGGGCGATGCCGAGAGTGACCTCGAGTTCTTCTACGACTTGGGACTTCGCTTGAAGGAGCGAGTCAAGGACTCGACCGACCCGCGCGACGTGCCGTTGCAGAAGATCACCTGGGACTACGAGTGCGATGAGCACGGTGAGATTCTGCCGGAGTCGGTGCTGAAGGAGATCAACGGCTACTACCTCGACGGTCCTCGCAAGGGACAACTCGTAGACAAGTTTGCGGATCTCAAGGCTGACGGCTCAACCTCCTCCGGCTGCTGGATTTACTGTGGTGTGTACGCCGACGACGTCAACCGTTCGGCGAACAAGCGCCCAGGCCAGGAGCAGAACGCGATGGCGTTGGAGTGGGGCTGGGCATGGCCAATGAACCGCCGCGTGCTCTACAACCGTGCTTCTGCGGATCCGGATGGCAAGCCATGGTCGGAGCGCAAGAAGCTGGTCTGGTGGAACGAGGACAAGGAGCTGTGGGAGTCCGACGATGTTGTGGACTTCCCGGTCAACCGCGCACCTGGGTTTAAGCCAGAGCGCGACGCGGTTGGTCCTGCGGCGCTTGCCGGTGATGATGCGTTCATCATGCAGCCTGACGGCAAGGCTTGGCTGTTCGCGCCAACCGGAATGGTTGACGGCCCGATGCCGACGCACTACGAACCGCAGGAGTCCCCGTTTGCGAACCCGCTGTACAAGCAGCAGCAGTCGCCGTCGCGAATTGTGATGCGTGGGGAGGACAACCTCTCGGCGCCGAACTTTGGCGAGCCGGGTGTTGGCGTGTACCCGTACATGCTGAACACCTACCGTCTGACGGAGGCGTACACCTCTGGTTCGATGACGAGAAGCTTGCCGTTCTTGGCGGAGTTGCAGCCGGAGCTGTTCTGTGAGGTCTCGCATAAGCTGGCCGAAGCGGTCGGTCTCAAGAATGGTGACTGGGCGACGATCATCTCGCCGCGCAACGCCATCGAGGCGCGAGTGCTGGTCACGGAGCGCATGAAGACTCTGGTCATTGACGGTCACGAGTTCCAGCAGATTGGTATGCCGTACCACTTCGGCGCAGGTTCTTACGCCGAGGTCGAAGGCGATGGACCGAACGACCTTTTGGGCATCATGCTGGACCCGAACGTCAACATCCAGGCGTCGAAGGTTTCCGCGGTTGATATCCGGCCGGGCCGACGCCCGCGCGGCGAGGACCGCATGAAGCTGGTGCGTGAGTACCAGCGCCGTGCGCGCCTGACGGAGGACACCGGTACCAAGCTGACCGACGAGTCGAAAGACGTCATCGTTGGTGAGCAGCTCGGTGACACCGAGGCGGCGAAGTACGACTCGACGAAGAAGAATATGGCGAACGGGGAAGGATAG
- a CDS encoding 4Fe-4S dicluster domain-containing protein, with translation MKTKNQITESPANIGYEKEARKAFFTDTSICIGCKACEVACKEWNRNPQDGYKLSGNSYDNTGSLNADTWRHVAFIEQGEDRILQAREEGAKLVGLGMPSVKPAEEASTRAVLPDTPDFRWLMSSDVCKHCTNAGCLDVCPTGALFRTEHGTVVVQDDVCNGCGTCVAGCPFGVIERRSDGGVRKRNERSGKGEDFTPGESAPIKNIGVAQKCTMCFDRLQVGEQPACAKTCPTTSIKYGTYDEMLALAKARVKELHAQGMTEARLYGANQNDGVGGTGSIFLLLDAPEVYGLPPDPVVPTANLPELAKRGVIAAAGMVGTIAAAVLIGGRK, from the coding sequence ATGAAAACGAAGAATCAGATCACCGAATCCCCAGCCAACATCGGGTACGAGAAGGAGGCTCGCAAGGCTTTCTTCACGGATACGTCGATTTGTATTGGCTGCAAGGCGTGTGAGGTTGCATGTAAAGAATGGAACCGAAACCCGCAGGACGGCTACAAGTTGTCTGGTAACTCCTACGACAACACCGGTTCGCTGAACGCGGACACGTGGCGCCACGTGGCGTTCATTGAGCAGGGCGAGGACCGGATTCTGCAGGCTCGTGAAGAGGGTGCAAAGCTCGTCGGGCTTGGAATGCCGAGCGTCAAGCCTGCCGAAGAGGCTTCCACCCGCGCGGTATTGCCGGATACTCCGGATTTCCGCTGGCTGATGTCCTCCGACGTGTGCAAGCACTGCACGAACGCTGGTTGCTTGGACGTGTGCCCGACGGGTGCGTTGTTCCGCACCGAGCACGGCACCGTCGTCGTACAGGATGACGTCTGCAATGGCTGCGGTACCTGCGTTGCTGGCTGCCCGTTCGGCGTCATTGAGCGTCGTAGCGATGGTGGCGTTCGCAAGCGCAACGAGCGTTCCGGCAAGGGTGAGGACTTCACACCTGGTGAGAGCGCGCCGATTAAGAACATCGGGGTGGCTCAGAAGTGCACCATGTGCTTCGACCGCCTTCAGGTGGGCGAGCAGCCGGCGTGTGCCAAGACCTGCCCGACGACGTCAATCAAGTACGGCACCTACGATGAAATGCTCGCGCTTGCGAAGGCGCGCGTGAAGGAACTGCACGCGCAGGGTATGACGGAAGCTCGCCTGTATGGCGCAAACCAGAACGACGGCGTAGGCGGTACAGGATCAATCTTCCTGCTGCTGGATGCGCCAGAGGTCTACGGGCTTCCACCAGACCCAGTGGTTCCAACGGCGAACTTGCCGGAGCTGGCGAAGCGCGGCGTCATTGCCGCAGCCGGAATGGTTGGCACTATTGCAGCCGCGGTCCTGATCGGAGGTAGGAAGTAA
- the nrfD gene encoding NrfD/PsrC family molybdoenzyme membrane anchor subunit, with translation MAEFDSYRPPQEPRRPRRRDQAEGERPRGPKKRRGEELMVPEASFEHFDSYYGKPIVKFPPWEWPIGVYFFLGGLAGGSSLLAVGADATGNKELRRNMRISSMAAAAVGSGCLVLDLGRPERLLNMFRVFKLSSPMSVGSWLLGSFSALQGLAMLPELDELTGKKLPLPSPLRSFIEFAATPAGIAGGVLASPLAAYTAVLIGNTSVPAWQEAGKNLPFVFVSSATAATGGMGLLTTSTENAAVPRALGVVGAAADVAATSYMTSQLDDVSKEAFSTGKAGKLFKASEVCLAVGGVGALFSKKSRVLAGISGVALMAGSCLTRFAVLEAGKQSTEDPKYVVEPQRERLRKRREAGKVDDGITTA, from the coding sequence ATGGCTGAGTTTGATAGCTACCGTCCACCGCAGGAGCCGCGTCGTCCGCGGCGACGTGATCAAGCGGAAGGCGAGCGCCCACGGGGCCCGAAGAAGCGTCGTGGCGAAGAGCTGATGGTGCCGGAGGCAAGCTTCGAGCACTTTGACTCCTACTACGGCAAGCCGATTGTGAAGTTCCCGCCGTGGGAGTGGCCGATTGGTGTCTACTTCTTCCTCGGCGGCCTCGCCGGAGGTTCCTCCTTGTTGGCCGTGGGAGCTGACGCGACAGGCAACAAGGAGCTGCGTCGCAACATGCGGATTAGTTCGATGGCTGCCGCCGCGGTGGGCTCCGGTTGCCTGGTGCTCGACCTTGGTCGCCCGGAGCGCTTGCTGAACATGTTCCGCGTGTTCAAGTTGTCATCTCCGATGAGTGTCGGTTCGTGGCTGCTGGGCTCGTTCTCCGCGTTGCAGGGGCTTGCTATGCTTCCGGAACTCGACGAGCTGACTGGCAAGAAGCTGCCGCTGCCAAGCCCGCTGCGCTCGTTTATTGAGTTCGCAGCGACCCCGGCTGGTATTGCTGGCGGTGTGCTTGCCTCGCCGCTCGCGGCGTACACCGCGGTGCTGATCGGCAACACGTCGGTGCCTGCATGGCAGGAGGCGGGCAAGAACCTACCGTTCGTGTTCGTATCATCTGCGACCGCAGCGACGGGTGGCATGGGCTTGCTCACCACTTCGACGGAGAATGCTGCTGTGCCGCGAGCACTCGGTGTCGTGGGCGCAGCCGCCGATGTCGCAGCGACGTCCTACATGACGAGCCAACTGGACGACGTCTCTAAGGAAGCGTTTTCCACGGGCAAGGCAGGCAAGCTTTTCAAGGCTTCCGAGGTTTGCCTCGCGGTTGGTGGCGTTGGCGCGCTGTTCAGTAAAAAGAGTCGAGTACTCGCAGGTATTTCGGGTGTCGCGTTGATGGCGGGGTCCTGCCTGACTCGTTTCGCGGTGCTCGAGGCCGGTAAGCAGTCCACCGAGGACCCGAAGTACGTCGTTGAACCGCAGCGGGAGCGCCTGCGCAAGCGCCGTGAAGCGGGCAAGGTTGATGACGGCATCACTACCGCCTAG
- the selD gene encoding selenide, water dikinase SelD, with translation MTADNSKIRLTQYASGGGCACKIPPGELEEAVQGLVGFADPNVIVGLDDGDDASAIHVRDDLAVISTADFFTPVFDDAYTWGKIAAVNALSDVYAMGGTPITAINLLAWPRDVLPSELIRDVLHGGLDAATAAGISVTGGHSITAPEPIYGMAATGIVDPAKLMRNDAAEAGLPITLTKPIGSGLLNNRHKATGDVFPQAIEVMTTLNKEASEKAVAAGVKAATDVTGFGLLGHLFKMARASGIDAVIDHTKVPFIDGARETLEAGYIPGGSKRNLDWVRPNIDSDLDGDELLLLADAQTSGGLLVIGEIPGYPVIGETVAGTGRVQVK, from the coding sequence ATGACTGCTGATAATTCTAAGATTCGTTTGACCCAGTACGCATCCGGTGGCGGGTGTGCGTGCAAGATTCCACCCGGTGAGCTCGAAGAAGCCGTCCAGGGACTGGTTGGATTCGCTGACCCCAACGTGATCGTTGGCCTCGACGACGGCGACGACGCCTCCGCGATTCACGTCCGCGACGACCTCGCCGTCATCTCCACAGCCGACTTCTTCACCCCGGTCTTCGATGACGCCTACACCTGGGGCAAGATCGCGGCCGTCAACGCGCTCTCAGACGTCTACGCGATGGGCGGCACCCCAATCACCGCCATCAACCTGCTCGCCTGGCCACGGGATGTCCTCCCCTCAGAGCTCATCCGCGACGTACTGCACGGTGGCCTGGACGCTGCCACCGCAGCCGGCATCAGCGTGACCGGCGGGCACTCGATCACCGCACCCGAGCCGATCTACGGCATGGCTGCCACCGGCATCGTGGACCCGGCCAAGCTCATGCGCAACGACGCCGCAGAGGCCGGCCTGCCCATCACCTTGACCAAGCCGATCGGCTCTGGCCTACTGAACAACCGCCACAAGGCAACCGGCGATGTCTTCCCGCAGGCCATCGAAGTAATGACCACGCTGAACAAGGAAGCCTCCGAAAAGGCAGTCGCCGCCGGTGTGAAAGCCGCCACCGACGTCACTGGTTTCGGACTCCTCGGCCACTTGTTCAAGATGGCACGCGCTTCCGGGATCGACGCCGTCATCGACCACACGAAGGTCCCATTTATCGACGGCGCCCGTGAAACGCTCGAGGCCGGCTACATCCCTGGTGGCTCGAAGCGCAACCTTGACTGGGTACGCCCCAACATCGACTCTGATCTGGACGGCGACGAGCTGCTGCTCCTTGCGGACGCCCAGACTTCCGGCGGGCTGCTCGTCATCGGCGAGATCCCCGGCTACCCCGTCATCGGCGAAACCGTCGCCGGCACTGGCCGCGTTCAGGTGAAGTAG
- the selA gene encoding L-seryl-tRNA(Sec) selenium transferase — MNDPRRRIPRTDALLALAAQEHTALAPHALKALAGKLQQRARDGEITPEEVTPEFLHACRRHPGSLTPVLNATGVVVHTNIGRAPLAPQAIDAMVDAAQYVDVEMDLAAGVRSRDRGRAATDAILAACPAAEDALVVNNGAAALLLAVATFAEGRDVVISRGELIEIGAGFRLPELIESARVSLVEVGATNRTHPFDYERALDNAGAVLKVHPSNYRVHGFTAETTIAQLRELVRPRGCALIADIGSGLLHPDPLLPDEPDATTALRDGADVVLFSGDKLLGGPQAGVMVGTKDAIAKLKRHPLARAVRIDKLRLAALEASLNIASTPVHDYLHANSDQLKARAEALAAEVGGSVVPHDGRVGGGGAPGFPLPGWAVALDESLAAPLRAGTPVVLGRVHENELLIDLRCVPPERDHEIAAAIRAAQGKD, encoded by the coding sequence ATGAATGATCCTCGCCGTCGAATCCCTCGCACAGACGCACTGCTTGCGCTTGCAGCGCAGGAGCACACCGCGTTGGCGCCACACGCGCTTAAGGCGCTCGCAGGGAAGCTGCAACAGCGCGCCCGCGACGGCGAGATCACCCCTGAAGAGGTCACCCCGGAGTTTCTCCACGCTTGTCGACGCCACCCCGGGTCCCTGACGCCAGTCCTCAACGCAACAGGCGTGGTTGTGCACACCAACATCGGTAGAGCACCGCTTGCCCCGCAGGCAATAGACGCGATGGTGGATGCCGCGCAATATGTGGATGTAGAGATGGATCTCGCAGCAGGCGTTCGATCCCGCGATAGAGGCAGGGCCGCCACGGATGCAATCCTGGCTGCATGTCCAGCGGCGGAGGACGCGCTGGTAGTAAATAATGGCGCAGCGGCGTTACTCCTTGCCGTGGCTACGTTCGCCGAGGGGCGCGACGTCGTTATCTCGCGCGGCGAACTCATCGAGATTGGGGCGGGGTTCCGCCTGCCTGAGCTCATTGAGAGCGCACGAGTGTCTTTGGTTGAAGTCGGCGCGACAAACCGTACGCATCCCTTCGACTATGAGCGGGCGCTCGACAACGCGGGAGCGGTGCTGAAGGTGCATCCCTCGAACTACAGGGTGCACGGGTTTACCGCGGAGACCACTATTGCGCAGCTTCGCGAGCTTGTCCGGCCCCGCGGCTGCGCCCTGATCGCTGACATCGGCTCGGGCCTGCTTCACCCTGATCCGCTGCTGCCGGACGAGCCAGATGCCACTACAGCTTTGCGCGATGGCGCGGACGTGGTGCTGTTTTCCGGTGACAAACTACTTGGTGGGCCGCAGGCGGGCGTTATGGTCGGAACGAAGGACGCCATTGCGAAGCTGAAGCGGCACCCGCTGGCGCGCGCAGTGCGCATCGACAAACTGCGCCTCGCGGCGTTGGAGGCAAGCCTGAACATCGCCAGCACACCAGTCCACGACTACCTGCACGCAAACTCCGACCAGCTCAAAGCCCGCGCAGAAGCGCTCGCAGCGGAGGTTGGAGGCAGTGTGGTTCCGCACGACGGCCGCGTTGGAGGAGGCGGCGCGCCGGGCTTCCCACTGCCCGGTTGGGCTGTTGCGCTTGATGAGTCGTTGGCAGCCCCGCTACGGGCAGGTACCCCGGTTGTGCTCGGACGTGTCCACGAGAATGAGTTGTTGATTGACCTGCGCTGTGTGCCACCCGAGCGCGACCATGAGATCGCAGCCGCGATTCGAGCGGCCCAAGGAAAGGACTGA
- the selB gene encoding selenocysteine-specific translation elongation factor, which produces MFVVATAGHVDHGKSTLVKALTGMEPDRWDEEKDRGLTIDLGFVWTNVDGEDIAFVDVPGHERFIANMLAGVGPVTDVLFVVAADEGWMQQTLDHRDAINAFGVQHGVIAMTRVDKADAGRRQAVAEETRRNVAGTSMERWPVVEVSAKTGEGVEELRSALVAMLRQQSTADPAGRIRMWVDRAFHIKGAGTVVTGTLTNGTIQPGQTLTLQTDAGQREVTVRGIQSEDTAVEEAKPTMRVALNLRGVSVDEVSRGAALCTPEKWHMTSVVDVRHTHGAALNDVPQEVVVHVGTAGVSAKVRPFGAKHARLILEHDLVLSIGDRLVLRGSGAQQILGGVEAIDVDPPALPRRGDGRKRSAQLETLPDINVEIARRVAVRPELLVSLGFEVGDKPPQGTVAFAGYWIRAQQVMEWKDTLLQALQAHLAAHPLSAGLATGAAVEALHLPDAKLLPLAVAAAKLNTRDGYVCNTAEVDLGEAEPGVQKLEAQLRAHPFKAPEARDLEQLGLGAKELAAAERAGRILRLGDGVVVAADAITLATARLRDLPQPFRTTDARQALETTRRVAIPLLELLDARGITRQIEAGVRVLT; this is translated from the coding sequence GTGTTTGTAGTTGCGACAGCTGGCCACGTCGACCATGGAAAGTCCACCCTGGTCAAAGCGCTTACCGGAATGGAACCGGACCGCTGGGATGAAGAGAAAGACCGGGGGCTCACGATCGACCTCGGGTTTGTGTGGACCAACGTCGATGGCGAAGACATCGCGTTCGTGGACGTCCCTGGGCACGAGCGCTTCATCGCGAACATGCTCGCGGGTGTTGGGCCCGTCACGGATGTCTTGTTTGTCGTCGCTGCGGACGAGGGCTGGATGCAGCAAACATTGGACCACCGGGACGCTATCAATGCGTTCGGCGTCCAGCACGGTGTGATCGCGATGACACGGGTGGATAAGGCGGATGCTGGGCGTCGACAAGCTGTGGCTGAAGAAACTCGCCGGAATGTCGCTGGTACCAGTATGGAGCGTTGGCCCGTCGTCGAAGTTTCTGCCAAGACGGGCGAGGGGGTTGAAGAGCTCAGGAGTGCGCTTGTGGCGATGCTGCGGCAGCAGTCGACGGCGGACCCCGCCGGGCGAATCCGGATGTGGGTCGACAGGGCGTTTCACATCAAAGGCGCCGGCACCGTTGTTACGGGGACGCTCACCAACGGAACAATTCAACCTGGGCAGACGCTGACGCTACAGACCGATGCAGGTCAACGCGAAGTCACCGTGCGTGGTATCCAGTCGGAGGACACCGCAGTTGAAGAAGCCAAGCCGACGATGCGCGTCGCGCTCAACCTTCGCGGAGTGAGCGTCGACGAAGTTTCGCGTGGCGCGGCGCTGTGCACGCCAGAGAAGTGGCACATGACCTCTGTGGTGGATGTGCGCCATACCCACGGGGCTGCACTGAACGACGTGCCGCAGGAGGTTGTGGTGCACGTCGGTACGGCAGGAGTCAGCGCGAAAGTGCGACCGTTCGGTGCAAAGCACGCCAGGCTCATCCTCGAGCACGACCTGGTGCTGAGCATCGGGGACCGGTTGGTGCTGCGAGGCTCCGGTGCGCAGCAAATTCTCGGCGGGGTAGAGGCTATCGACGTGGACCCGCCCGCCCTTCCCCGGCGCGGCGACGGGCGGAAGCGCTCGGCGCAGCTTGAGACGCTGCCGGATATCAACGTGGAGATCGCCAGACGGGTGGCCGTGCGGCCAGAACTATTGGTAAGCCTTGGATTTGAGGTCGGCGATAAGCCCCCGCAAGGTACCGTGGCGTTTGCCGGGTACTGGATCCGCGCGCAGCAGGTAATGGAGTGGAAAGACACGTTGCTGCAGGCATTGCAAGCACACCTTGCGGCGCATCCGCTGTCGGCTGGGTTAGCTACTGGTGCGGCCGTTGAAGCTCTGCATCTGCCAGACGCGAAGCTGTTGCCGCTTGCTGTCGCCGCTGCGAAACTCAACACTCGCGACGGGTACGTCTGCAACACGGCCGAGGTCGATCTCGGGGAGGCGGAGCCAGGGGTCCAGAAACTCGAGGCGCAGCTTCGTGCCCATCCATTCAAGGCCCCCGAGGCGCGCGATCTCGAGCAGCTCGGTCTGGGGGCGAAAGAGCTTGCGGCAGCGGAGCGGGCCGGAAGGATTCTACGGCTCGGCGATGGCGTAGTCGTTGCCGCGGATGCGATCACGCTTGCAACCGCGAGGCTGCGGGACTTACCTCAGCCTTTCCGCACGACGGACGCGCGCCAGGCGCTCGAGACGACCCGCCGCGTTGCCATCCCGTTGCTCGAGCTTCTAGACGCACGCGGAATCACCCGCCAGATAGAGGCGGGTGTTCGAGTACTGACGTAG
- a CDS encoding cupin domain-containing protein: MSKILRTDHGPNPVTFDIEQATLDNDAFRDTLWTGKHLQLTVMSIPAGGEIGAEIHDDHDQFIRVESGELRAMIGPSEDNLTVDKVIGDDDAAFVPAGQWHNFVNESDAPAKVYSIYAAPEHKPGTVHETKADADADEHEH; this comes from the coding sequence ATGTCCAAGATCTTGCGTACTGACCACGGGCCGAACCCAGTTACGTTCGACATTGAGCAGGCAACGCTTGATAACGATGCATTTCGTGACACCCTGTGGACCGGAAAGCACCTTCAGCTGACGGTGATGAGCATCCCCGCAGGCGGCGAGATTGGCGCAGAGATTCACGACGATCACGACCAGTTCATTCGCGTAGAATCCGGCGAGCTGCGCGCGATGATCGGCCCATCCGAAGACAATCTGACTGTTGATAAGGTCATCGGCGACGATGACGCAGCGTTCGTTCCTGCTGGCCAGTGGCACAACTTCGTGAACGAGTCCGACGCCCCGGCGAAGGTGTACTCAATCTACGCCGCTCCAGAGCATAAGCCTGGCACTGTCCACGAGACGAAGGCTGATGCGGACGCTGACGAACACGAACACTAG